A stretch of Fusarium poae strain DAOMC 252244 chromosome 2, whole genome shotgun sequence DNA encodes these proteins:
- a CDS encoding hypothetical protein (SECRETED:SignalP(1-21)) gives MAPNMVQRLCALTTLVSIATAQSGGIQTGLQYGENWAPTIKDSELVSANFPDVNITLRSPAFLNPEKVPARFAEGTEGPTDLNELDYFIRNLAKKNDWMTYESAAFLSEEGRAIPYVFLSLPNSNSSNNKLRVYLQAAIHGNEPAADESVLAFLGKMDAEPEWAASILEKMDIKILPRYNVDGVAYFQRQLASNLDPNREHLKLMRGQSREIKRLVGEWNPHIALDMHEYTVSTIFGGNYQHGSDALLSGGINPNIHPAIREQLLDFFIPAVGEELESHGLRWEPYVTGASNRTEGSRIAFTEAVTEARTGRNAVGLTQTISFLLEMRGIRIANQHFQRRVATALIKIQTILELARDNADKVKSIVEDAREEFINSDEDIVITDSYVPENRTFTMIDQRNGSVVQVPIDFKRTTPSIANLTRSRPEAYIIPRTWIDVAERLEILGLKVEKLDYEFRQTLETLVIESSTVEPQLYEGTYLNTVTTNTTTREVVLPVGSFYVSTRQQNAALAFIVLEPENIDSYVKFNIIPVKAGMEYPVFRIPRE, from the exons ATGGCTCCCAATATGGTACAGCGTCTTTGCGCACTCACGACCCTTGTATCCATTGCCACAGCCCAATCTGGTGGGATCCAAACTGGACTTCAGTATGGAGAGAACTGGGCGCCCACAATCAAAGATTCGGAGCTTGTTTCTGCAAATTTTCCTGATGTCAACATCACTCTCCGATCTCCGGCATTCCTGAACCCCGAGAAAGTGCCCGCTCGGTTTGCTGAAGGCACAGAGGGGCCGACTGACTTGAACGAGTTGG ACTACTTCATCCGAAATCTCGCCAAGAAGAATGACTGGATGACCTATGAATCCGCAGCTTTCCTGTCCGAAGAAGGCCGTGCGATTCCTTATGTTTTCCTCTCCCTCCCCAACTCCAACTCAAGCAACAATAAGCTGAGGGTTTATCTTCAGGCTGCAATTCACGGCAATGAACCTGCTGCTGATGAGTCTGTTCTTGCGTTCCTAGGTAAAATGGATGCTGAGCCAGAGTGGGCTGCGTCAATATTGGAGAAGATGGACATCAAGATACTTCCTCGATACAACGTGGATGGTGTTGCTTACTTCCAAAGACAACTTGCTTCTAATTTGGACCCAAACAGAGAGCATCTCAAGCTGATGCGAGGTCAATCACGAGAGATCAAGAGGCTTGTTGGAGAGTGGAATCCTCATATAGCCTTGGATATGC ATGAATATACGGTTTCAACAATTTTTGGCGGGAATTATCAACACGgctcagatgctctattatCTGGAGGAATTAACCCAAACATCCACCCTGCCATTCGTGAACAACTTCTCGACTTCTTCATCCCAGCTGTTGGTGAGGAACTCGAGAGCCACGGTCTTCGATGGGAACCCTATGTCACTGGTGCTTCCAACCGTACTGAAGGGTCAAGGATTGCCTTCACTGAAGCTGTCACTGAGGCCCGTACTGGTCGTAACGCTGTTGGATTGACTCAGACCATCTCCTTTCTACTTGAAATGCGTGGTATCCGTATTGCCAATCAGCATTTCCAGCGTCGGGTTGCTACCGCTctcatcaagatccagacTATTCTTGAGCTTGCTAGAGACAACGCTGACAAGGTCAAGTccattgttgaagatgctcGTGAGGAGTTCATAAACAGCGATGAGGACATTGTCATCACCGATTCTTATGTGCCCGAGAACAGGACTTTCACAATGATTGATCAGAGAAATGGTAGTGTTGTTCAAGTTCCCATCGACTTCAAGCGTACCACCCCATCTATCGCAAATCTGACCCGATCAAGACCCGAGGCTTACATCATCCCAAGAACATGGATTGATGTTGCAGAGAGGCTTGAGATCCTCGGCCTCAAGGTTGAAAAGCTTGACTACGAGTTCCGTCAAACTCTGGAAACACTTGTCATCGAGTCTTCCACCGTTGAGCCTCAGTTATACGAGGGGACCTACCTGAATACTGTTACCACCAACACAACTACAAGAGAGGTTGTCCTGCCAGTGGGAAGCTTCTATGTAAGCACCCGGCAACAGAACGCAGCGTTGGCATTTATTGTACTTGAGCCCGAGAATATTGACAGTTACGTCAAGTTCAATATTATCCCCGTGAAGGCAGGTATGGAATATCCTGTTTTTCGAATTCCAAGGGAATAG